From Bacillus pumilus, one genomic window encodes:
- a CDS encoding YlmC/YmxH family sporulation protein, whose product MRLSELSGKEIVDIKRAERLGVLGQTDLEINEQDGQITALIIPSVKWFGFRKQGNDIRVPWNHIQKIGSDMIILDVPEALQPPGEKEHPS is encoded by the coding sequence TTGAGGCTAAGTGAGCTGTCAGGAAAAGAGATCGTCGATATCAAAAGAGCGGAGCGGCTTGGCGTGCTTGGACAAACCGACCTTGAAATCAATGAACAGGACGGTCAAATAACAGCACTCATCATACCTTCGGTGAAGTGGTTTGGCTTTCGAAAGCAAGGAAATGACATCCGCGTCCCGTGGAATCACATTCAAAAAATAGGATCAGATATGATCATTCTCGATGTGCCTGAAGCACTTCAGCCACCCGGAGAAAAAGAGCATCCATCATAA
- the dpaA gene encoding dipicolinic acid synthetase subunit A encodes MLSGLTVAVIGGDARQLEIIRKLSQQHAKVFLVGFDQLDHGFIGAEKLKMSELPFEQVDSMILPVSGATDEGVVATVFSNEQVLLEATYLERTPAHCTLYSGISNTYLDNLAKQVNRKLVKLFERDDIAIYNSIPTVEGIIMMAIQQTDYTIHGSRVAVLGLGRTGLTIARTFRALGADVKVGAADTAHLARAFEMGIDPFSMDRLKEEVTDVDIIINTIPSLVLDSSVIVSMTPKTLILDIASRPGGTDFDFAQKHGVKALLAPGLPGIVAPKTAGQIIAKVLSGLLCELAEEKRGMES; translated from the coding sequence ATGTTGAGCGGTTTAACGGTTGCGGTGATCGGGGGAGATGCAAGGCAGCTTGAAATTATTCGCAAGCTGTCACAGCAGCATGCCAAAGTGTTTTTGGTTGGATTTGATCAGCTGGATCACGGATTTATCGGTGCTGAAAAGCTGAAAATGTCAGAACTTCCATTCGAACAGGTAGACAGTATGATCCTGCCAGTATCAGGGGCAACGGATGAAGGTGTTGTTGCGACAGTTTTCTCAAATGAGCAGGTTTTGCTGGAAGCAACATATTTAGAAAGAACCCCTGCCCATTGTACCTTGTACTCAGGTATTTCTAATACGTACTTAGACAATCTGGCAAAGCAGGTGAACCGAAAACTTGTGAAGCTGTTTGAGCGAGATGATATTGCCATATATAACTCTATTCCAACAGTTGAAGGGATTATCATGATGGCCATTCAGCAAACGGATTATACGATTCATGGATCACGTGTTGCTGTTCTCGGGCTCGGAAGAACAGGACTCACCATTGCCCGCACATTTCGGGCACTCGGTGCGGACGTAAAAGTAGGGGCAGCAGATACAGCTCATTTAGCGCGGGCCTTTGAAATGGGAATTGATCCATTTTCAATGGACCGGTTAAAAGAAGAAGTAACGGATGTAGATATCATCATCAATACCATTCCAAGCCTTGTATTAGATTCATCTGTCATCGTCAGCATGACACCAAAGACACTCATTTTGGATATCGCCTCCCGCCCAGGAGGAACAGACTTTGACTTTGCACAAAAACACGGAGTGAAGGCGCTTCTTGCACCAGGACTCCCGGGTATTGTTGCACCAAAGACAGCAGGGCAAATCATTGCAAAAGTGCTTTCTGGGCTCTTATGTGAACTTGCAGAGGAAAAAAGGGGGATGGAATCATGA
- the dpaB gene encoding dipicolinate synthase subunit B: protein MTTLKGKRIGFGLTGSHCTYEAVYPQIEALVKEGAEVRPVVSYTVQSTNTRFGDGADWIERIEKLTGFKAIDSIVKAEPLGPKLPLDCMVIAPLTGNSMAKFANALTDSPVLMAAKATIRNHRPVVLGISTNDALGLNGTNLMRLMSTKNIFFIPFGQDDPFKKPTSMVANMDLLSQTVEEALQHRQIQPILIGANE from the coding sequence ATGACAACATTAAAAGGGAAAAGAATCGGCTTTGGCTTAACTGGTTCCCACTGTACGTACGAAGCTGTTTATCCGCAAATCGAAGCACTTGTAAAAGAAGGAGCAGAAGTGCGTCCAGTGGTGTCATATACGGTCCAGAGTACGAATACAAGATTCGGAGATGGGGCTGACTGGATTGAGCGGATTGAGAAGCTGACTGGCTTTAAGGCGATTGACTCAATCGTTAAAGCAGAGCCGCTCGGACCTAAGCTGCCACTTGATTGTATGGTCATTGCTCCATTAACAGGGAACTCGATGGCGAAATTCGCAAATGCCCTGACAGACAGCCCTGTTTTAATGGCTGCAAAAGCAACCATTCGAAATCATCGTCCTGTCGTTTTAGGAATTTCAACAAATGATGCGCTAGGCTTAAATGGTACAAATCTGATGAGGCTGATGTCGACAAAGAATATTTTCTTTATTCCATTTGGCCAAGATGATCCATTTAAAAAACCGACCTCCATGGTCGCAAACATGGATTTGCTTTCTCAAACAGTAGAAGAGGCGCTCCAGCATAGACAAATTCAGCCGATTTTAATTGGAGCAAACGAATAA
- the asd gene encoding aspartate-semialdehyde dehydrogenase, giving the protein MGRGLHVAVVGATGAVGQQMLKTLADRDFEMDTLTLLSSKRSAGTKVTFRGQEYTVQEATPESFEGVNIALFSAGGNVSKALAPEAVKRGAIVVDNTSAFRMDENIPLVVPEVNEKDLHDHQGIIANPNCSTIQMVAALEPLRQAYGMKKVIVSTYQAVSGAGHEAIDELYSQSQAILNKEDVKPEVMPYQIAFNAIPQIDKFQDNGYTFEEMKMINETKKIMHMPELEVAATCVRLPIETGHSESVYVELESNDATVDDIKSILKDAPGITLQDDPSQQIYPMPADAVGKNDVFVGRIRKDLDRPNGFHMWIVSDNLLKGAAWNSVQIAESLKALKLV; this is encoded by the coding sequence ATGGGAAGAGGATTGCATGTAGCTGTAGTTGGAGCGACTGGAGCTGTCGGTCAACAAATGTTAAAAACACTAGCTGACAGAGATTTTGAAATGGATACACTGACTCTACTATCCTCAAAACGTTCTGCTGGAACAAAAGTGACATTCAGAGGTCAAGAGTATACCGTTCAGGAAGCAACACCTGAAAGCTTTGAAGGAGTGAACATTGCATTATTCAGTGCTGGAGGAAATGTTTCCAAGGCGCTAGCTCCTGAAGCAGTCAAACGAGGTGCGATTGTTGTAGACAACACAAGTGCTTTTCGTATGGACGAAAACATCCCTCTTGTCGTACCAGAGGTAAACGAAAAAGACTTGCATGACCATCAAGGAATCATTGCAAACCCTAACTGTTCAACGATTCAAATGGTAGCGGCATTAGAACCGCTTCGTCAGGCGTATGGCATGAAAAAAGTCATCGTGTCCACTTACCAAGCCGTATCAGGTGCAGGACATGAAGCCATTGACGAACTATACAGCCAATCACAAGCCATTTTAAATAAAGAAGATGTAAAGCCGGAAGTCATGCCTTATCAAATTGCATTTAATGCGATTCCGCAAATTGATAAATTCCAAGACAATGGCTATACATTTGAAGAAATGAAAATGATCAACGAAACGAAAAAAATCATGCATATGCCAGAGCTAGAAGTAGCGGCAACATGTGTGAGACTTCCAATTGAAACAGGACATTCAGAATCTGTCTACGTCGAACTAGAATCAAATGACGCAACAGTTGACGACATTAAGTCAATTCTTAAAGATGCACCAGGCATTACACTGCAAGATGATCCGTCTCAGCAAATTTATCCAATGCCTGCAGATGCTGTTGGAAAAAACGACGTATTTGTCGGCCGCATTCGGAAAGATTTGGACCGTCCAAACGGGTTCCATATGTGGATTGTATCTGATAACCTGCTAAAAGGCGCTGCATGGAACTCAGTTCAAATTGCAGAAAGCTTAAAAGCATTAAAATTAGTTTAA
- the dapG gene encoding aspartate kinase yields the protein MKIIVQKFGGTSVKDDQGRKRALAHILSAKEKGYKSVVVVSAMGRKGDPYATDTLLGLLYGSAQHMTNREKDLLVSCGENISAVVFSSMLNENGLKAVAMTGAQAGFVTDKEHTSAKIIDMKCERLEAALSEHDVVVVAGFQGAAKNGDVTTIGRGGSDTSAAALGAALQADFIDIFTDVEGVMTADPRIVENAKPLRVVTYTEICNLAYQGAKVIHPRAVEIAMQAKVPMRVRSTYSDDEGTLVTSHYSDKMSHDVYDRLITGIAHVNDVTQIKVPAKEGQYSVQTEVFKAMANAQISVDFFNITPSEIVYTVTGAMTEKATSILKDLGYTPIVTTNCAKVSAVGAGIMGVPGVTSKIVSALSEQNIPILQSADSHTTIWVLVNEENMRAAVNALHEVFELSR from the coding sequence GTGAAAATAATTGTCCAAAAATTTGGCGGTACATCTGTCAAAGATGATCAAGGTAGAAAAAGGGCACTTGCACATATCTTATCGGCAAAAGAGAAAGGCTATAAGTCGGTTGTCGTCGTTTCCGCAATGGGACGAAAAGGCGACCCTTATGCGACAGATACGCTGCTTGGTCTGCTTTACGGCAGCGCGCAGCATATGACAAATCGAGAAAAAGACTTGCTCGTTTCCTGCGGAGAGAATATTTCAGCTGTTGTGTTTTCAAGTATGCTGAATGAAAACGGGCTAAAGGCTGTAGCAATGACAGGCGCACAGGCGGGCTTTGTGACAGATAAGGAGCATACGAGTGCGAAAATTATTGATATGAAGTGTGAACGTCTCGAGGCGGCACTGTCTGAACATGATGTTGTCGTTGTTGCTGGGTTCCAAGGAGCTGCGAAAAATGGGGACGTGACCACAATCGGACGAGGCGGCAGTGATACGTCCGCAGCTGCTTTAGGTGCTGCATTACAGGCAGACTTCATTGATATTTTTACAGATGTAGAAGGCGTCATGACAGCAGATCCCCGCATTGTTGAAAATGCAAAGCCGCTCAGAGTCGTGACATATACGGAAATTTGCAACCTTGCATATCAAGGGGCGAAAGTCATTCACCCGAGAGCTGTCGAAATTGCGATGCAAGCAAAAGTACCAATGAGGGTCCGTTCAACATACTCTGATGATGAGGGCACACTCGTCACGTCACACTACTCAGATAAAATGAGCCATGATGTGTACGACCGCCTCATTACGGGTATTGCACATGTCAATGATGTGACGCAAATCAAGGTCCCGGCAAAAGAAGGGCAGTACAGCGTCCAAACAGAGGTCTTCAAGGCTATGGCTAACGCACAAATCAGTGTCGACTTCTTCAACATTACACCGAGTGAGATTGTGTATACAGTGACAGGTGCAATGACTGAAAAGGCAACGTCAATTCTAAAAGATCTTGGCTATACGCCAATTGTGACAACAAATTGTGCAAAAGTATCAGCTGTTGGCGCAGGCATCATGGGTGTACCAGGTGTCACATCTAAAATTGTATCGGCTCTATCCGAGCAAAACATTCCGATTTTACAATCGGCTGACAGCCATACGACCATTTGGGTGCTAGTGAACGAAGAAAACATGAGAGCGGCTGTCAATGCCCTGCACGAAGTGTTTGAACTTTCAAGATAA
- the dapA gene encoding 4-hydroxy-tetrahydrodipicolinate synthase — MNFGNIATAMITPFDKKGNIDFQKLSILIDYLLKNGSDSLVVAGTTGESPTLSTEEKVALFQQSVKLANGRCKIIAGTGSNNTNASIKLTKKAEEAGVDAVMLVVPYYNKPSQEGMYAHFKAIAESTSLPVMLYNVPGRTVASLAPETTIKLAQIPNIVAIKEASGDLDAMTKIIAETPEDFDVYSGDDSLTLPAVSVGAKGVVSVASHIVGLDMQQMLKSYASGQTANAALIHQKLLPIMKQLFTAPNPTPVKTALQLKGLDVGSVRLPLLPLSEEERLDLSSVLNS; from the coding sequence ATGAATTTCGGAAATATCGCAACAGCTATGATTACACCTTTTGATAAAAAGGGCAACATTGATTTCCAAAAGCTATCAATTCTCATTGATTACTTATTAAAAAACGGCAGTGACTCTTTAGTCGTTGCAGGGACAACAGGCGAATCGCCAACTTTATCGACTGAAGAAAAAGTCGCTCTTTTTCAGCAATCGGTGAAATTAGCAAATGGTCGTTGTAAAATCATTGCAGGAACAGGCAGTAATAATACAAATGCGTCTATCAAACTAACGAAAAAAGCAGAAGAAGCGGGCGTTGATGCAGTGATGCTTGTCGTACCTTACTACAACAAGCCATCACAGGAAGGCATGTATGCACACTTTAAAGCCATTGCCGAGTCTACATCTCTTCCTGTCATGCTTTACAATGTACCAGGGAGAACGGTTGCGTCATTAGCCCCAGAAACAACCATTAAACTTGCGCAAATACCTAACATTGTCGCGATCAAAGAAGCAAGCGGTGATCTTGATGCCATGACAAAAATCATTGCAGAGACACCAGAAGATTTCGATGTATATTCAGGTGACGACAGCTTAACACTTCCAGCTGTATCTGTTGGTGCAAAAGGAGTTGTCTCTGTGGCGTCTCATATCGTAGGACTTGATATGCAGCAAATGCTGAAAAGCTATGCTTCAGGTCAAACGGCCAATGCCGCATTGATCCATCAAAAGCTGCTCCCAATCATGAAACAGCTTTTCACAGCGCCAAATCCAACGCCTGTCAAAACAGCTCTTCAGCTAAAAGGACTAGATGTCGGATCGGTTCGTCTTCCGCTTTTACCTTTGTCAGAAGAAGAGAGACTGGATTTAAGCAGCGTCTTAAACAGCTGA
- the rnjB gene encoding ribonuclease J2, with protein MKKKNTENVRIIALGGVGEIGKNLYVIEIDSDIYVVDAGLMHPENEMLGIDVVIPDISYLTERADRVKAIFLTHGHDEAIGGVFHCLSKLSVPVYGTKLTLALLREKLKQYGFNQKADLREVHAKSVITFETTKVSFFRTNHSIPDSVGISFKTSLGSIVCTGDFKFDQTPALNQACDIGEIAKIGNNGVLALLSDSANAEKPGYTPSEALVQDEISNAMYNAENRVIVAVSSSNINRVQQIINAANQNGRKLAVAGKNMMTTLQLAIKLGYVTADEELFVPVQEVKKMAKNDVVILTAGSHGEPLAALTKMAKQNHKQLHIEKDDTVVIASTPLPGQELTYSKTVDFLTRSGAQVIFAQKRVHVSGHGCQEELKLMLNLLKPKYLIPVNGEYRMQKAHSRIAEEVGMKRSDIFLIDKGDVVEFRGQNVKIGEKVHQGNILIDGLGVGDIGNIVLRDRRLLSQDGILIVVITLDKQKKQLISGPEIITRGFVYVRESEELIVKATEMVKGIVKEQTENSIVEWSTLKQSMRDVLNQFLYEKTKRKPMIIPIIMEV; from the coding sequence TTGAAAAAGAAAAATACAGAGAACGTAAGAATTATTGCACTGGGAGGCGTTGGAGAAATCGGGAAAAACCTATATGTCATTGAAATTGATTCTGACATTTATGTGGTAGATGCAGGCTTGATGCATCCAGAAAACGAAATGCTAGGCATTGACGTCGTTATTCCTGATATCTCTTATTTAACAGAACGTGCTGATCGGGTGAAAGCAATTTTTCTTACCCACGGACATGATGAAGCAATCGGAGGCGTATTCCATTGCTTAAGCAAATTGTCTGTACCAGTTTACGGAACGAAGCTGACCCTTGCGTTACTTCGAGAAAAATTAAAGCAGTATGGCTTCAATCAAAAAGCTGACTTGCGTGAGGTACATGCAAAATCAGTCATTACGTTTGAAACAACAAAGGTATCATTCTTTAGAACGAATCACAGCATCCCTGATTCAGTTGGGATCAGCTTTAAAACCTCTCTTGGTTCAATCGTATGCACAGGTGATTTTAAATTTGATCAAACCCCAGCGCTTAACCAAGCCTGTGACATCGGAGAGATTGCGAAAATTGGAAACAATGGCGTTTTAGCACTTCTTTCAGACAGTGCGAATGCTGAAAAACCAGGTTATACACCTTCTGAGGCGCTCGTCCAAGACGAAATCTCAAATGCGATGTACAATGCTGAAAATCGAGTAATTGTCGCTGTATCTTCATCTAACATTAACCGCGTGCAGCAGATCATTAATGCAGCGAATCAAAATGGCCGTAAGCTTGCCGTAGCAGGGAAGAATATGATGACGACTCTTCAGCTGGCGATCAAACTTGGTTATGTCACAGCAGACGAAGAATTATTTGTACCAGTTCAAGAAGTGAAGAAAATGGCGAAAAACGATGTGGTCATCCTGACAGCTGGAAGCCACGGAGAGCCTCTTGCTGCTTTAACAAAAATGGCAAAACAAAATCACAAACAGCTTCATATTGAAAAAGATGACACTGTTGTGATTGCATCTACACCTCTTCCAGGACAAGAACTCACATATTCAAAAACAGTGGATTTCCTCACAAGAAGCGGCGCACAAGTCATTTTTGCGCAAAAACGTGTGCATGTCTCTGGACATGGCTGCCAAGAAGAGTTAAAGCTGATGCTGAACTTACTAAAGCCAAAGTATTTAATTCCGGTGAATGGCGAATATCGTATGCAAAAAGCACATTCTCGTATTGCTGAAGAAGTGGGAATGAAACGAAGTGACATTTTCTTGATTGATAAAGGGGATGTTGTAGAGTTTAGAGGACAGAACGTAAAAATCGGTGAAAAAGTTCACCAAGGCAATATTTTGATCGATGGTCTTGGCGTTGGTGATATCGGGAACATTGTGCTACGCGATAGACGCCTATTGTCTCAAGATGGTATCTTAATTGTCGTTATTACGCTTGATAAACAAAAGAAACAATTAATTTCTGGACCTGAAATCATCACAAGAGGATTTGTGTATGTCAGAGAATCCGAAGAGCTGATTGTAAAAGCGACAGAAATGGTCAAAGGAATTGTCAAAGAGCAAACGGAAAACTCAATTGTTGAATGGTCAACATTGAAACAATCCATGCGCGATGTACTCAATCAATTCCTATATGAAAAAACAAAACGTAAGCCGATGATCATTCCAATTATTATGGAAGTGTGA
- a CDS encoding ClpP family protease, protein MDEKNEQQPERKPEEKDSIMSKIQQLGETAIPQLPQDTNIHCLTIIGQIEGHMQLPPQNKTTKYEHVIPQIVAVEQNPKIEGLLIILNTVGGDVEAGLAIAEMLASLSKPTVSIVLGGGHSIGVPIAVSCDYSYIAETATMTIHPVRLTGLVIGVPQTFEYLDKMQERVINFVTSHSNITEEKFKELMFSKGNLTRDIGTNVVGHEAAEYGLMNEVGGVGQAIKKLNELIGDRASQNEGLIQ, encoded by the coding sequence ATGGACGAAAAGAATGAACAGCAGCCTGAGCGAAAGCCAGAAGAAAAAGACAGCATTATGAGCAAAATACAGCAGCTTGGTGAAACAGCCATACCACAGCTGCCGCAAGATACAAATATACATTGCCTCACCATTATTGGACAAATTGAAGGCCACATGCAGCTTCCGCCACAAAATAAAACAACCAAATACGAACATGTCATTCCGCAAATCGTCGCAGTTGAACAAAACCCGAAAATTGAAGGTCTTTTGATCATCTTAAATACAGTAGGCGGCGATGTTGAAGCGGGACTAGCGATTGCAGAAATGCTTGCATCTTTATCGAAACCGACTGTATCGATTGTACTTGGCGGCGGCCACTCTATTGGTGTCCCGATTGCTGTATCGTGTGACTATTCCTATATTGCAGAAACAGCCACGATGACCATTCATCCTGTGCGTTTAACTGGTCTAGTGATTGGTGTCCCGCAAACCTTTGAATACTTAGATAAAATGCAGGAAAGAGTCATTAACTTTGTAACAAGCCACTCCAATATTACAGAAGAGAAGTTTAAAGAGCTCATGTTCTCAAAAGGCAATTTGACAAGAGACATTGGAACAAATGTTGTTGGTCATGAGGCAGCAGAATACGGACTCATGAATGAAGTAGGCGGCGTAGGACAAGCGATTAAAAAGTTGAACGAACTGATTGGAGACAGGGCATCTCAAAACGAGGGGCTGATCCAATGA
- a CDS encoding YlzJ-like family protein has translation MILYTPMPYEAIYAEEQGDRKLQQVNIQGVPVMVEMKEDEAEIVQVMSTNPMDFLNQELAPGKRLKLQLGTNQNDSYE, from the coding sequence ATGATTTTATATACACCTATGCCATATGAAGCCATTTACGCGGAGGAACAAGGAGACCGCAAACTTCAGCAGGTAAACATCCAAGGCGTGCCAGTTATGGTTGAAATGAAAGAGGATGAAGCAGAAATTGTTCAAGTCATGAGCACCAATCCAATGGACTTTCTGAATCAAGAGCTTGCACCAGGCAAGCGATTGAAGTTACAATTAGGCACCAATCAAAACGACTCATATGAATGA
- a CDS encoding FtsK/SpoIIIE family DNA translocase, with product MAKKRKRKTRKKQNKQLKLKYELNGLVCIAIAIIAILQLGVVGQTFVHLFRFFAGEWFILCLIGLFLFGVTIFWKKQIPDILTRRKAGLYCIIASILLLSHVKLFQHLSSAGAIGSQSVIRNTFELFLMDMKGETGSPDLGGGMIGAVLFAASYFLFAQAGSQIMAIVLMLIGIVLITNRSLQEMVKKVSLPVSQFMVKQWKAFVEDMKGIRQAKKSAPSQKTGEKKKRSRIQEEDDDDQILIEEETPVSDNSQPIISSFADRDDILTPLVQKEQTAKETEPLQESVQSAPVPSDTADEPKEAPPMTFTELENKDYELPSLDILAEPQHSGQQTDKKNIYENARKLEKTFQSFGVKAKVTQVHLGPAVTKYEVYPDVGVKVSKIVNLSDDLALALAAKDIRIEAPIPGKSAIGIEVPNAEIAMVSLKEVLESKQNDRPNAKLLIGLGRNISGEAVLAEMNKMPHLLVAGSTGSGKSVCINGIITSILMRAKPHEVKMMMIDPKMVELNVYNGIPHLLAPVVTDPKKASQALKKVVSEMERRYELFSHTGTRNIEGYNDYIKRMNQSEEAKQPELPYIVVIVDELADLMMVASSDVEDSITRLSQMARAAGIHLIIATQRPSVDVITGVIKANIPSRIAFSVSSQTDSRTILDMGGAEKLLGRGDMLFLPVGANKPVRVQGAFLSDEEVEHVVDHVITQQKAQYQEEMIPTEETQDQLTAVDDDLYDEAVELIIGMQTASVSMLQRRFRIGYTRAARLIDAMEERGVVGPYEGSKPREVLLSKEQYDELSS from the coding sequence ATGGCTAAAAAGAGAAAACGGAAAACGAGAAAAAAACAAAATAAACAGCTAAAACTGAAATATGAATTAAATGGGTTAGTCTGTATTGCCATAGCGATCATTGCCATTTTACAGCTAGGCGTCGTTGGACAAACCTTCGTACATTTATTCCGATTCTTTGCAGGTGAATGGTTCATTCTCTGCCTTATCGGATTATTTCTTTTTGGCGTGACCATCTTCTGGAAAAAACAAATCCCAGATATTTTGACAAGGAGAAAAGCAGGGCTATACTGCATCATTGCGAGTATCTTGCTTTTGTCTCATGTGAAGCTCTTTCAGCACCTTTCATCTGCGGGCGCAATAGGCTCTCAAAGTGTGATAAGAAATACATTTGAGCTTTTCTTAATGGATATGAAAGGTGAGACTGGGTCACCTGATTTAGGAGGCGGCATGATCGGTGCCGTATTATTTGCTGCTTCATATTTCTTATTTGCGCAAGCAGGATCTCAAATTATGGCAATCGTTCTGATGCTGATTGGAATTGTGCTGATTACAAATCGATCTCTTCAAGAAATGGTGAAAAAAGTGTCGCTCCCTGTCTCACAATTTATGGTGAAGCAGTGGAAAGCGTTTGTTGAAGATATGAAAGGAATCAGGCAGGCGAAAAAGAGCGCGCCCTCTCAGAAAACAGGTGAAAAGAAAAAACGGTCTCGTATTCAGGAAGAGGACGATGATGATCAGATCTTGATCGAAGAGGAAACGCCGGTTTCAGACAATAGCCAGCCAATCATCTCAAGCTTTGCTGATAGAGATGACATTCTCACCCCGCTCGTTCAAAAAGAGCAGACGGCAAAAGAGACAGAGCCTCTTCAAGAGTCTGTGCAAAGTGCACCAGTTCCATCAGATACAGCCGATGAACCAAAAGAGGCGCCGCCGATGACATTTACTGAACTTGAAAACAAAGATTACGAATTGCCGTCACTTGATATTTTGGCAGAGCCCCAGCATTCAGGGCAGCAAACAGACAAGAAAAATATATACGAAAATGCAAGAAAGCTTGAAAAAACGTTCCAAAGCTTTGGTGTTAAAGCAAAAGTTACACAGGTTCACTTAGGACCGGCCGTTACAAAATATGAAGTCTATCCAGATGTCGGCGTGAAGGTAAGTAAGATCGTCAATCTAAGTGATGACTTAGCCCTTGCTCTTGCAGCAAAAGACATTCGGATTGAGGCGCCGATTCCTGGTAAATCAGCCATCGGTATTGAGGTTCCTAATGCAGAAATCGCGATGGTTTCTTTAAAAGAGGTATTAGAATCAAAGCAAAATGACCGTCCAAACGCCAAGCTGCTGATTGGACTGGGCCGAAATATTTCTGGTGAAGCTGTGCTGGCTGAAATGAACAAAATGCCGCATTTACTTGTAGCAGGCTCGACTGGAAGCGGAAAAAGTGTGTGCATCAATGGTATTATCACAAGTATTCTCATGAGAGCGAAACCTCATGAAGTGAAAATGATGATGATTGATCCGAAAATGGTTGAACTAAATGTGTATAATGGCATTCCGCATCTGCTCGCTCCGGTTGTAACGGACCCTAAGAAAGCCTCACAGGCACTTAAAAAAGTAGTCAGCGAAATGGAGCGCCGCTATGAATTATTTTCTCATACGGGGACAAGAAATATTGAAGGATACAATGATTACATTAAACGAATGAATCAATCAGAAGAGGCCAAACAGCCAGAACTTCCTTATATTGTCGTCATTGTAGACGAGCTTGCAGATTTAATGATGGTCGCTTCTTCTGATGTAGAAGATTCCATTACAAGACTTTCGCAAATGGCTCGTGCTGCCGGGATTCATTTAATTATTGCTACACAAAGACCTTCTGTCGATGTCATTACAGGTGTCATTAAAGCCAACATCCCATCCCGCATCGCCTTTAGCGTGTCCTCGCAAACAGATTCAAGGACGATCCTTGATATGGGTGGCGCAGAAAAACTGCTGGGCAGAGGGGATATGCTGTTTCTACCGGTAGGTGCAAACAAACCGGTTCGTGTGCAAGGCGCCTTTTTATCAGATGAAGAAGTGGAGCATGTCGTTGATCATGTGATCACCCAGCAAAAAGCACAATATCAAGAAGAAATGATTCCAACTGAAGAAACGCAGGATCAGCTTACAGCTGTGGATGACGATTTATATGATGAAGCAGTGGAACTCATCATCGGCATGCAGACGGCTTCTGTCTCTATGCTTCAAAGAAGATTCCGCATCGGCTATACCCGAGCGGCCCGCCTGATTGACGCAATGGAAGAGCGGGGCGTTGTCGGCCCTTATGAAGGAAGTAAACCGAGAGAAGTCCTGCTCTCAAAAGAACAATATGACGAGCTCTCTTCATAA
- a CDS encoding GntR family transcriptional regulator yields the protein MSTKTDNRHLYLKVIDRIKEDIQTGVYAEKEKLPSEFELSKLLGVSRATLREALRVLEEEKYLIRRHGVGTFVNTRPLFSTGIEQLASVTKMIEQVNMTPGTIFLSSQEGEPTENDVIRFQCDESDEIFSMERVRTADGQPVVYCLDKIPVKHLPASFTHEEESLFELFGREPHSGIKYAVADIEPIGYHDQVSPILECDPETALLLLKQMHYDQDDQPVLYSLNYFRADKFSFHVIRKRF from the coding sequence ATGTCGACCAAAACAGACAATCGCCATTTATATTTGAAAGTGATTGACCGTATTAAAGAAGATATACAAACAGGCGTATATGCAGAAAAAGAAAAGCTGCCTTCTGAGTTTGAGCTCTCAAAGCTTTTAGGCGTGAGCAGAGCGACACTGCGTGAAGCCCTTCGTGTATTAGAAGAAGAGAAGTATTTAATTAGAAGGCATGGTGTGGGAACGTTCGTCAACACAAGACCACTCTTTTCAACAGGCATAGAACAGCTGGCAAGTGTCACGAAAATGATCGAGCAGGTCAATATGACGCCTGGTACCATCTTTTTATCCTCGCAAGAAGGGGAGCCAACAGAGAATGATGTGATTCGTTTTCAGTGTGATGAATCTGATGAGATTTTTTCAATGGAACGCGTTCGAACGGCAGATGGACAGCCAGTGGTATATTGTTTAGATAAAATTCCGGTCAAGCATCTTCCCGCTTCTTTTACACATGAAGAAGAGTCTCTTTTTGAGCTGTTTGGAAGAGAACCACACAGCGGGATTAAATATGCAGTTGCTGACATCGAACCAATCGGCTACCACGATCAGGTTTCACCGATACTCGAATGTGACCCTGAAACAGCATTATTATTACTGAAACAAATGCACTATGATCAGGATGATCAGCCGGTCTTATACTCGCTTAATTATTTTCGAGCGGATAAATTCAGCTTTCATGTGATACGTAAACGATTTTAA